The Candidatus Delongbacteria bacterium sequence ACCAAGATCTCCAAGCATTCTTCCAGAATAGCTTGTAATAAGTCCTATGATAAGAATACTTAAAAGAATTCCCGATGAAAAGATCAGTGCATGGTAAAATGTCCTTTTCAGTGATAACTTTTCATTTCCGTTAAGATAACCTACTATAAGTGGAATAGATGTCAAATGACATGGACTGAGCAATATACTAGCAACTCCCCAGAGGAAAGATCCGAGAACAATTAAATAAATATTTCCATACAGAGCTTCGTATAAATATATGAAAATAGCTTCCATTATTTAACACCTTTCTTTTTAAGTACTTCAACTAACTTATCTTTAGGGAAAAAACCTTCATGTCTGTAATATTCTTTACCCAGCGAATCCAGAAATACCTGAGTAGGTATCAATCTAACATTATACTTTCTACCGTCGATCTTACCCTTTGTAGTCCATACATCAATAAATTCAACCTTAACCTGAGTTGGATACTCTTCCTCAATAGCTTTCATGATCGGTTGCATTTGCTTACAGGGAATACAGTTAGTAGAACCCAGTTCTACAAAAGTTACTTTCGGTTTTTCTTTTTCTTTACTTACGATCACTTCGGTTTTTTCTACAGGTTTGTCATTATCAACTTTTTCGGTTGAAA is a genomic window containing:
- a CDS encoding thioredoxin family protein is translated as MIKFKVLLLLIILSFTISTCAQDTKEQLSTEKVDNDKPVEKTEVIVSKEKEKPKVTFVELGSTNCIPCKQMQPIMKAIEEEYPTQVKVEFIDVWTTKGKIDGRKYNVRLIPTQVFLDSLGKEYYRHEGFFPKDKLVEVLKKKGVK